A single genomic interval of Asinibacterium sp. OR53 harbors:
- a CDS encoding YoaK family protein, giving the protein MFRHQGKTRTLQHNLKIASLLSAVAGLVNVAGFLAVRRLTTNVTGHFAFFIDEVFKLHWWQGWVYFSYIFFFFLGSFVSNLLIEVISRKSERFIYTIPASIECIILGLLGFWGWRWMVDSPDAIACCLLFAMGLQNSLVTTISNASVRTTHLTGLFTDLGIELSQLFFYKVEEQKKKLRSSIKLRFTIISFFFIGGVAGGIFYTKIGMHALTVGAVMLLAGLIYDSVKFRIIRLKRKFKKE; this is encoded by the coding sequence ATGTTCAGACACCAGGGCAAAACACGAACCTTACAGCACAACCTCAAAATCGCTTCGCTATTATCTGCAGTGGCAGGGCTGGTAAATGTAGCGGGCTTTTTGGCCGTGCGTCGGCTAACCACCAACGTAACCGGGCATTTCGCTTTCTTCATCGACGAGGTATTCAAATTACATTGGTGGCAGGGATGGGTTTATTTTTCTTACATCTTCTTTTTCTTCCTGGGTTCCTTTGTATCTAATTTGCTCATCGAGGTGATTTCCAGGAAGAGTGAACGATTCATCTATACCATACCCGCTTCTATAGAATGCATTATCCTGGGCCTGTTGGGTTTTTGGGGATGGCGTTGGATGGTTGACAGTCCGGATGCTATTGCCTGTTGTTTATTATTTGCGATGGGTTTACAGAACTCCCTGGTAACTACTATCTCCAACGCCAGTGTGAGGACCACACACCTGACGGGTCTGTTTACAGACCTGGGCATCGAACTGTCCCAATTGTTTTTCTATAAGGTTGAAGAACAGAAAAAAAAGCTGCGTTCATCCATCAAACTCCGTTTTACCATCATCAGCTTCTTTTTTATAGGAGGCGTTGCAGGCGGTATCTTTTATACAAAGATTGGAATGCATGCGCTTACCGTTGGGGCTGTAATGCTGCTAGCCGGTTTGATTTACGACAGCGTTAAATTCCGGATCATCCGTTTGAAAAGAAAGTTCAAGAAAGAGTAG
- a CDS encoding L-lactate permease translates to MHWKQLVDPFDNITLSALAALLPILFVFWALLVKKMKGYQASLLATALAIPIAVFIYQMPAKLALLSTAHGILYGIFPICWIMITAVFLFNVTVKSGRFEIIKQFMASITPDRRLQALLIAFSFGSFLEGTAGFGSPVAITAAMLVGLGFDPLYAAGLCLIANTAPVAFGSIGIPVTVASQVTGIPEMAISQMVGRTLPFLSMLLPFYLVVLMAGCRKAMEVLPAILVSGLSFAFFQWFTSNFLGPTLPDIIAGVCSIVSLLVLLRYWKPKTIWRFPHEPAVAASNETPHSTKTIIKAWVPFMVLTVFVIVWGLKPVKSFLDSISLLSFPIPGLHNAIMLPEGDKLLPQVFKFNFLSAAGTAILFAAMVGVWLLGLSVKDGWKIFIQTLAQLKIPIITIAAVLGFAYILNNSGITGTLSKVLSNTGVLFPFFAPVLGWLGVFVTGSDTSSNALFCHTQKTTAVSIGVDPVITVSANISGGVVGKMISPSSIAVAAAAGSMIGKESNLLRFTIKHSFIMLLFISMMTLAQAYWLKWIVP, encoded by the coding sequence ATGCACTGGAAGCAATTAGTTGATCCGTTTGATAATATAACATTATCTGCATTGGCGGCCCTTTTGCCAATACTGTTTGTATTCTGGGCTCTCCTGGTTAAAAAGATGAAGGGCTACCAGGCCAGCCTGCTGGCAACCGCCCTGGCCATACCCATTGCTGTTTTCATTTACCAGATGCCTGCTAAACTTGCATTATTGTCTACTGCGCATGGCATTTTATATGGGATATTCCCGATATGCTGGATCATGATTACCGCAGTATTTCTTTTTAATGTAACGGTAAAGAGCGGCCGGTTCGAAATCATCAAGCAGTTTATGGCTTCCATCACACCCGACAGAAGGTTACAGGCTTTGCTGATCGCTTTTTCATTTGGTTCTTTTTTGGAGGGAACAGCAGGTTTCGGATCGCCTGTAGCCATTACGGCAGCTATGCTTGTAGGGCTGGGCTTTGATCCGTTGTATGCAGCAGGCTTATGCCTGATCGCGAATACAGCGCCGGTTGCCTTTGGTTCTATCGGCATCCCGGTAACAGTTGCATCGCAGGTAACAGGGATACCCGAAATGGCCATATCACAGATGGTGGGAAGAACACTGCCATTTTTATCTATGCTGCTTCCTTTTTACCTGGTGGTATTGATGGCCGGATGCAGGAAGGCCATGGAAGTGCTGCCCGCGATTTTGGTATCGGGTTTGTCCTTCGCTTTTTTTCAGTGGTTCACATCAAACTTCCTGGGGCCCACACTGCCGGATATCATTGCAGGCGTGTGCTCGATCGTTTCTTTGCTGGTCTTGCTGCGTTACTGGAAGCCAAAAACGATATGGAGATTTCCCCATGAACCGGCTGTGGCGGCATCGAATGAAACCCCTCATTCTACTAAAACCATTATCAAGGCATGGGTACCGTTCATGGTGCTCACGGTTTTTGTGATTGTATGGGGATTAAAGCCGGTAAAAAGTTTCCTGGATAGTATCAGTCTTTTATCGTTTCCAATACCCGGTTTGCACAATGCCATTATGCTGCCGGAAGGAGACAAATTGTTACCGCAAGTGTTCAAGTTTAATTTTCTTTCCGCGGCGGGTACCGCTATTTTATTTGCGGCTATGGTGGGGGTATGGTTATTAGGATTAAGCGTTAAAGACGGATGGAAAATATTCATACAAACCCTCGCACAGCTTAAAATACCCATTATTACGATTGCTGCTGTTTTGGGCTTTGCTTATATCCTGAACAATTCAGGTATTACCGGCACCTTATCGAAAGTATTGTCCAATACGGGCGTACTGTTCCCCTTCTTTGCGCCGGTACTGGGCTGGCTGGGTGTTTTTGTAACCGGCTCCGACACATCGTCCAACGCCCTGTTCTGCCATACGCAAAAAACAACGGCGGTTTCAATAGGCGTTGATCCGGTGATTACGGTTTCAGCCAATATTTCCGGGGGCGTAGTAGGTAAAATGATCTCGCCATCCTCTATTGCCGTAGCGGCCGCAGCCGGCTCTATGATTGGCAAAGAATCGAACCTGCTCCGGTTTACGATAAAGCATAGCTTTATCATGCTCTTGTTCATCAGTATGATGACTTTGGCGCAGGCATACTGGCTTAAGTGGATAGTGCCTTAA
- a CDS encoding D-2-hydroxyacid dehydrogenase: protein MKIVVLDGYALNPGDLSWEALQQSGELTVYDRTPADQIVKRCEGAEIVFTNKTPLTEETLKQLNKLQYIGVLATGYNVVNTAAAKTQSIIVCNAPDYSTASVVQTVFALLLELTNHVQRHSDAVASGKWSQSKDWCFWDYPLSELSGKTLGIIGFGNIGQKVAAVGAAFGMHILCTSRTRRAHAGVQDFRWVDTPELLSNADVISLHCPLMPETKGLINKTTLSQMKRTAFLINTSRGPVVEDDDLAHALNNDVIAGAGLDVLTTEPPPLDNPLLKAKNCIITPHIGWASKEARLRLMQITIDNLNAFMQGKPVNVVN, encoded by the coding sequence ATGAAAATAGTTGTATTGGATGGATATGCATTGAACCCGGGAGACCTCTCCTGGGAGGCTTTGCAACAATCAGGTGAGTTAACAGTTTATGACAGAACCCCGGCAGATCAAATCGTAAAAAGATGCGAAGGCGCTGAGATTGTTTTTACAAATAAAACACCGCTCACAGAGGAAACGCTGAAACAGTTAAACAAGCTGCAATACATAGGCGTATTGGCCACCGGGTACAATGTGGTAAATACAGCTGCTGCTAAAACGCAGAGCATCATCGTGTGTAATGCACCGGATTACAGTACGGCATCTGTGGTGCAAACGGTTTTCGCGCTCCTGCTGGAACTAACCAATCATGTACAGCGGCACAGCGATGCCGTAGCATCGGGTAAATGGAGCCAGTCGAAAGACTGGTGCTTCTGGGATTATCCGCTTTCAGAGTTATCAGGTAAAACCCTTGGTATCATTGGGTTTGGCAATATAGGCCAAAAAGTAGCTGCTGTTGGCGCTGCATTTGGTATGCATATTTTGTGTACCAGCAGAACCCGGCGGGCACATGCGGGTGTACAGGATTTCCGCTGGGTAGACACGCCGGAGTTGTTGTCAAATGCAGATGTGATTAGCCTGCATTGTCCGCTCATGCCCGAAACAAAAGGGTTGATCAATAAAACCACTTTATCGCAGATGAAACGAACGGCTTTCCTGATCAATACATCGAGAGGGCCGGTAGTGGAAGACGATGACCTTGCGCACGCACTCAACAACGATGTGATTGCCGGCGCAGGACTGGATGTATTGACTACAGAACCTCCGCCACTGGATAATCCGCTGTTGAAAGCCAAAAATTGCATCATCACACCACATATCGGTTGGGCAAGTAAAGAAGCCAGGCTTAGGTTGATGCAGATTACCATTGACAACCTGAACGCATTTATGCAAGGCAAACCGGTAAATGTTGTAAACTAA
- a CDS encoding glycerate kinase, whose amino-acid sequence MHILISPNAFKSSLDAGSVADAIEMGLQSSRLHFTSEKIPVGDGGDGTGELLIKQSNGIHITGRVHNALGSIIDSSFGLIDNQDTAVIEMANAAGIRLLERATLNPLKASSYGTGEQVKAALDKGVKKIIIGMGGSATVDGGAGILHALGVRFLNASGEELFPNPENLAALNEIDTSKLDKRIPGTEIIVMCDVQNKLLGDKGAARVFGPQKGATAEGLIILEKYLTQFATIIHRNTGKKVDDINGGGTAGGAAAGLFAFLNAQLVNGIDYYLDRVGFENALSKADLVITAEGSIDEQSLEGKAPFGVALRAKVKGIPVVGMAGKVPLNTDQKLNRYFDVLLSIANEPSPLTDALKHTHQNLVRLAGQLGNLLTLNT is encoded by the coding sequence ATGCATATCCTGATCTCACCGAACGCTTTCAAAAGCAGTCTTGATGCAGGCAGCGTTGCCGATGCTATTGAGATGGGATTGCAAAGCAGCCGGTTGCATTTCACCAGCGAAAAAATACCGGTTGGCGATGGCGGCGATGGAACAGGAGAACTGCTCATCAAACAAAGCAATGGCATTCATATAACGGGCAGGGTACATAATGCTTTGGGAAGTATCATAGACAGCTCATTCGGACTAATCGATAACCAGGATACTGCTGTGATAGAAATGGCCAACGCCGCGGGTATCCGTTTATTAGAACGGGCAACCCTGAACCCATTGAAAGCCTCTTCTTACGGAACAGGCGAACAGGTAAAAGCAGCGCTGGATAAAGGCGTAAAGAAAATCATCATCGGCATGGGCGGCTCTGCAACGGTAGATGGCGGGGCCGGGATATTACATGCATTGGGGGTTCGATTTTTAAATGCATCGGGTGAGGAGCTATTTCCCAACCCGGAGAACCTGGCAGCACTAAATGAAATCGATACCAGCAAGCTCGACAAGAGAATACCGGGTACAGAAATTATTGTCATGTGCGATGTTCAAAATAAGTTATTGGGTGATAAGGGTGCGGCCAGGGTTTTTGGTCCGCAAAAAGGCGCTACAGCAGAAGGGTTGATCATACTTGAAAAATACCTTACACAGTTTGCAACGATCATTCATCGCAACACGGGTAAAAAAGTGGATGACATCAATGGCGGTGGTACGGCAGGAGGAGCGGCAGCAGGACTGTTCGCGTTCCTCAATGCTCAACTGGTGAATGGGATCGATTATTATCTCGACCGGGTAGGGTTTGAAAATGCCCTGTCAAAAGCCGATCTTGTGATTACGGCGGAAGGCAGTATCGATGAGCAGAGTCTTGAAGGCAAAGCGCCGTTTGGAGTTGCATTGAGAGCAAAAGTAAAAGGCATTCCGGTGGTAGGGATGGCAGGGAAAGTGCCGTTGAACACCGATCAGAAACTCAACCGATATTTCGATGTTTTATTGTCGATAGCAAATGAACCATCGCCTTTAACAGATGCATTGAAACATACGCATCAAAACCTGGTAAGACTTGCCGGTCAGCTGGGAAATTTATTAACGTTGAACACCTAA
- a CDS encoding cupin domain-containing protein has product MININAIVAKEVVPGFWARFVHSDSMTLAYWDVKKGSSIPLHKHIHEQVMQVHEGEFEFTVNGETKVYTPGMAVVIPSMTEHGGTALTDCKLFDVFSPVREDYKAFTT; this is encoded by the coding sequence ATGATAAACATAAATGCAATTGTTGCAAAAGAAGTGGTGCCGGGTTTTTGGGCAAGATTCGTTCATAGCGATTCCATGACACTGGCCTACTGGGATGTAAAAAAAGGATCTTCCATTCCATTGCATAAACACATCCATGAACAGGTAATGCAGGTACATGAAGGCGAATTTGAATTTACGGTTAATGGAGAAACGAAAGTGTACACCCCGGGCATGGCCGTGGTCATCCCTTCAATGACGGAACACGGCGGAACGGCTCTTACCGACTGTAAACTTTTCGATGTCTTCAGTCCGGTTAGGGAAGATTACAAAGCCTTTACCACGTAA